One genomic segment of Brevibacillus laterosporus LMG 15441 includes these proteins:
- a CDS encoding glycerol dehydrogenase, which translates to MRKAFISPTKYVQGENELVHLGYFIKTFGDSALLIAHQDDINRVKDKLEHTMAQFGVTIIESDFNGECSRNEVHRLQQLAKEHACSCTIGLGGGKAIDTAKCVAEGEALIIVPTIAATDAPTSHSAVLYTPEGEFDDYAYFKQSPSVVLIDTTVIAHAPTRFLVSGMGDALSTYFEARATSNSYSNVNAGIPCGAISGVGQPAKGTKAALALAKLCYETLLQDGLKAKISCDSNIVTPALENIIETNILLSGLGFESGGLAAAHAIHNGLTALEGTHSYYHGEKVAFSTLVQLVLENADRKEINEVLNFCVSVGLPVCLSDIGVTSVTRAELMNVAKKACILEESIHSMPFPVSEEDVVAAIMVADQIGQEFKKKGE; encoded by the coding sequence ATGAGAAAAGCTTTTATTAGCCCAACTAAGTATGTTCAAGGTGAAAATGAATTAGTCCATCTAGGGTATTTCATCAAGACATTTGGTGATTCTGCTCTTCTAATTGCTCATCAGGATGACATAAATCGTGTAAAAGATAAGCTTGAACATACCATGGCACAATTTGGCGTAACGATAATTGAAAGCGATTTCAATGGAGAGTGTTCTCGTAATGAAGTTCATAGATTACAACAACTTGCGAAGGAACACGCTTGTTCCTGCACGATTGGATTGGGTGGAGGAAAAGCGATCGATACCGCGAAATGCGTAGCAGAGGGCGAGGCGTTAATTATCGTTCCGACCATTGCTGCGACGGACGCTCCAACAAGCCATTCTGCTGTCCTTTATACACCAGAAGGGGAATTTGATGACTATGCCTACTTTAAACAAAGTCCAAGCGTAGTGCTGATCGATACAACTGTTATTGCCCATGCACCTACGCGTTTTCTTGTCTCGGGCATGGGAGATGCGCTTTCTACTTACTTTGAAGCTAGAGCAACTTCTAACTCTTATTCCAATGTGAATGCAGGAATTCCTTGTGGAGCAATATCTGGAGTAGGTCAGCCAGCTAAAGGAACAAAAGCTGCTCTTGCCCTTGCAAAGCTCTGCTATGAAACACTGCTTCAAGACGGACTTAAAGCTAAAATCTCTTGTGATTCTAATATTGTTACTCCTGCGCTTGAAAACATAATTGAAACCAACATTCTTTTATCAGGTCTAGGGTTTGAAAGCGGAGGTCTGGCGGCGGCACATGCCATTCATAATGGGTTAACCGCATTGGAAGGAACCCATTCGTATTATCATGGTGAAAAGGTCGCATTTTCAACGCTTGTTCAATTGGTGCTTGAAAATGCAGATAGAAAAGAAATAAACGAGGTATTGAATTTCTGCGTAAGTGTAGGACTTCCGGTGTGTCTTTCTGATATCGGTGTAACGAGTGTCACTAGAGCCGAGCTGATGAATGTCGCAAAGAAAGCTTGTATACTAGAAGAGTCTATTCATTCTATGCCTTTTCCTGTAAGTGAAGAAGATGTAGTAGCCGCCATTATGGTAGCGGATCAAATCGGGCAGGAATTTAAGAAAAAGGGTGAGTAA
- the dhaK gene encoding dihydroxyacetone kinase subunit DhaK produces the protein MKKIMNKPETLVREMCSGMVLAHPDLEFISKHKIMKKREINTDKVTLISGGGSGHEPAHAGFVGSGMLDVAVCGDVFASPSQIQVYQAIKASASKKGTLLIIKNYSGDIMNFKNAAHLAGEDGLLVDYIKVDDDIAVEDSLYTVGRRGVAGTVLVHKIAGAAAEEGKELSEVKEIAQKAIDRTRSIGFALTSCTVPAKGTPTFELSEDEIEYGVGIHGEPGIRREKLVSANELAKKMVADLFRDMNIKDNSQQEIGVLINGFGGSPLQELYLLANAVVREINKSNVSIFKVFVGNYMTSIDMAGASVSFISLDDQLKRYLEASCDTPALQINQPFSPLRADEVVLESQQLNHTVSYQCETDKQYAKIEKNVFSLYNLIYLIDKMSEVIIENEVAFCELDSHAGDGDFGMSVAKGFKQLKNEWQEITQHHVADIGDFLNACSLVIMEHCGGASGPIWGSAFRAASKFAKNKTELSVSEFAGMMKAVVKGIQDTGERSFGRGAVVGDKTLIDALVPFSDSWEQSAKEGDDSKTAATKAAEAAVLGAKKTESIVARMGRAGTVGERSLGYPDAGAFALGVIFTQLAQALE, from the coding sequence GTGAAGAAAATCATGAACAAGCCGGAAACGCTGGTAAGAGAAATGTGTAGTGGAATGGTACTTGCACATCCGGATTTAGAATTTATAAGTAAACATAAGATAATGAAGAAAAGAGAAATCAATACAGATAAGGTTACGCTTATTAGCGGTGGAGGCAGCGGGCACGAGCCTGCACATGCAGGATTTGTTGGGAGCGGAATGTTAGATGTTGCTGTCTGTGGAGATGTATTTGCTTCGCCATCTCAGATTCAGGTCTATCAAGCGATCAAAGCCTCTGCCAGTAAGAAAGGTACGTTGCTGATCATTAAAAATTACAGCGGAGATATCATGAATTTTAAAAATGCGGCACATCTTGCAGGCGAAGACGGGTTGCTAGTCGATTATATCAAAGTTGATGATGATATCGCTGTGGAAGACAGTCTGTACACTGTTGGAAGAAGGGGCGTTGCCGGAACCGTATTGGTTCATAAAATTGCCGGAGCAGCAGCAGAAGAAGGAAAGGAATTAAGTGAAGTAAAGGAAATAGCTCAAAAGGCTATAGATCGCACCAGAAGCATTGGCTTTGCACTTACATCTTGTACAGTTCCTGCTAAAGGGACACCTACCTTCGAATTGAGTGAGGATGAGATTGAGTACGGTGTAGGCATCCACGGAGAGCCAGGAATCCGCAGAGAAAAGCTTGTGTCTGCTAATGAATTAGCCAAGAAAATGGTAGCAGATTTATTCCGAGATATGAACATCAAAGACAATTCACAACAAGAAATTGGCGTATTGATTAATGGATTCGGCGGATCACCATTACAGGAATTGTATTTGCTGGCAAATGCAGTTGTTCGTGAAATCAATAAGAGCAACGTATCGATCTTTAAGGTATTCGTTGGCAACTATATGACAAGCATAGATATGGCAGGTGCTTCGGTGTCGTTCATCTCACTAGATGATCAACTTAAGCGTTATTTAGAGGCAAGCTGCGATACCCCAGCACTACAAATTAACCAGCCATTTAGCCCGTTGCGTGCAGACGAAGTAGTATTGGAATCGCAACAACTGAATCACACCGTTTCTTATCAGTGTGAGACGGATAAGCAATATGCAAAGATTGAGAAGAATGTATTCTCGCTATACAACCTAATATATTTGATTGACAAAATGAGTGAGGTCATTATCGAAAATGAGGTTGCTTTCTGCGAGCTAGATTCTCATGCAGGCGATGGTGACTTTGGCATGAGCGTGGCGAAAGGCTTCAAGCAATTGAAAAATGAGTGGCAGGAAATTACCCAACATCATGTCGCCGATATAGGAGATTTTCTGAATGCCTGCTCCTTGGTCATTATGGAGCATTGTGGCGGGGCTTCTGGGCCGATTTGGGGATCAGCCTTCCGAGCCGCAAGTAAATTTGCCAAAAACAAGACCGAATTATCCGTTTCTGAGTTCGCTGGCATGATGAAGGCTGTTGTCAAAGGCATTCAGGATACGGGTGAAAGGTCCTTTGGAAGAGGAGCAGTGGTCGGCGATAAGACCTTGATTGATGCGCTTGTACCTTTTTCCGATTCCTGGGAGCAAAGTGCTAAAGAGGGCGATGATAGTAAGACAGCAGCTACCAAAGCGGCAGAAGCTGCAGTACTCGGAGCTAAGAAGACCGAGTCCATTGTCGCTAGAATGGGCCGAGCAGGAACAGTCGGTGAAAGAAGTCTCGGGTATCCAGATGCAGGAGCTTTTGCATTGGGAGTTATTTTCACACAGCTAGCTCAAGCTCTAGAGTAA
- a CDS encoding DUF4386 domain-containing protein, whose amino-acid sequence MVTSVKALSNERKAAITAGTSIIIMALAAFFSYGFVHESLVIKGDASATFHIIMSSNSLFKAEIFGWVIILISDTIVAWALYIFLKPIHKNLSLLGACFRLIYSTILGIAILNLVFVLLLSRYPNYLSSFKIEQIQPLMMLFLETFESIWSIGLIVFGGHLLMVGFVALQSDSIPKVISILPYTSL is encoded by the coding sequence ATGGTTACCTCAGTAAAAGCGTTATCAAATGAGCGAAAAGCCGCCATAACTGCTGGCACATCAATTATTATCATGGCACTTGCTGCATTTTTTTCCTATGGTTTTGTCCATGAAAGCCTTGTGATAAAGGGCGATGCCAGCGCCACATTTCATATCATCATGTCATCAAATAGCCTATTCAAAGCCGAAATTTTTGGGTGGGTCATCATCCTGATAAGTGACACTATAGTAGCATGGGCCCTGTATATTTTCCTAAAGCCCATTCATAAAAACCTTTCATTGCTCGGTGCATGCTTCCGTCTAATCTATTCGACAATATTGGGAATTGCCATACTAAACTTGGTATTTGTGCTGCTACTCTCAAGATATCCAAATTATTTATCCTCTTTTAAAATCGAGCAAATTCAGCCACTTATGATGCTATTTCTTGAAACATTCGAATCTATTTGGTCTATTGGTTTGATTGTTTTTGGCGGGCACCTGTTGATGGTTGGCTTTGTGGCCCTCCAATCAGACAGCATTCCTAAAGTGATCAGTATATTGCCTTACACATCCCTGTAA
- a CDS encoding AraC family transcriptional regulator, with the protein MIDVDKLAEIFASGSYDVEGAYRLVIQPKSILREFRTERHGFLFTIRGEARMCVNGTAYELHPGTVLHAAPGMQLDSQVLGQSEYEYYLLFYRLEKLGDENSGHVCDSHFKLEPGANPRVIELLIMMHQNAYTLGGIEKLRVKELFLSIMHQVLVGCKHRESGCSPSKRVIEEAIAYINRHYMNPLTLDELAELHGMSPKRFSYYFHKYTGFRPIDYVIHYRMERASELLKVGNFPISDIAVSVGYANPLYFSRVFKKKFGVSPTAYLTSR; encoded by the coding sequence ATGATAGATGTGGATAAATTAGCCGAGATATTTGCTAGTGGTTCCTATGATGTAGAAGGTGCCTACCGGTTAGTCATCCAGCCGAAAAGTATATTGCGGGAATTTAGAACCGAAAGGCATGGATTTCTTTTTACCATTCGTGGAGAAGCTAGAATGTGCGTGAATGGAACTGCCTACGAATTACATCCAGGAACAGTATTACATGCGGCTCCAGGCATGCAACTGGACTCGCAGGTTTTAGGCCAATCTGAGTACGAGTACTATTTGCTTTTTTATAGATTGGAGAAGCTAGGTGATGAAAATAGCGGTCATGTATGCGACTCTCACTTCAAGCTGGAACCGGGAGCAAATCCGAGAGTGATAGAATTGCTGATCATGATGCATCAGAATGCCTATACACTTGGCGGGATTGAGAAACTTCGTGTCAAGGAATTATTCTTAAGCATCATGCATCAAGTTCTGGTAGGTTGCAAGCATCGAGAGAGTGGCTGTTCACCGAGTAAAAGGGTGATAGAGGAAGCCATTGCATACATTAACAGACATTATATGAATCCGCTGACACTCGACGAATTGGCTGAGTTGCATGGGATGAGTCCCAAACGCTTCTCCTACTACTTTCACAAATATACTGGGTTCCGTCCGATCGACTATGTCATTCATTATCGTATGGAAAGAGCGAGCGAATTACTGAAAGTGGGTAATTTTCCTATCAGCGACATTGCGGTCAGTGTAGGGTATGCCAATCCGCTATATTTCAGTAGAGTCTTTAAAAAGAAATTCGGTGTGTCTCCCACCGCATACCTAACAAGTAGATGA
- a CDS encoding NtaA/DmoA family FMN-dependent monooxygenase (This protein belongs to a clade of FMN-dependent monooxygenases, within a broader family of flavin-dependent oxidoreductases, the luciferase-like monooxygenase (LMM) family, some of whose members use coenzyme F420 rather than FMN.), producing the protein MTENRQLCIGLSLSATWMKGDGWRRPDSGVEKMGSIDYYIDLAKIAEKAKLDFLFRADYLYVSPQMLGDSANFGSPDPTMIFAAIARETERIGLVTTISTTFNPPYVVARQLQSLHWLSNGRAGWNIVTSIEGAENFGDFPMPSPEVRYAKAMEFTDVVRKLWESFPNEAIIMDRESGMFSERDKVSSIDHSGEFFSVKGPLTMPAHKSGSIPFFQAGASDTGRNFASTVADAIFAAMPDLESGVELRTDLRKRAKEQGRNPDAIKVLPGLYFFLADTREEANELHKTAHAHLSMERRHASLQSVLGLDLSSFALDHRVTADMLPDPNQPVRSRTHAELLRRYITNNQPTAEEVLARPEVVGSAHWVSVGTVDDVVSDIMERFEAGAIDGFIALPGGSEKSMELFFEKLMPKLVERGLFRSQYTGVTLREHLGIT; encoded by the coding sequence ATGACGGAAAATAGACAATTGTGCATCGGATTATCTCTGTCTGCAACTTGGATGAAAGGTGACGGATGGCGGCGCCCAGACAGCGGTGTGGAAAAAATGGGTTCTATAGATTATTACATTGATTTGGCAAAAATAGCGGAGAAGGCAAAGCTCGATTTTCTTTTCAGGGCGGATTATCTTTATGTGAGCCCACAGATGTTGGGCGATTCCGCTAATTTCGGTAGCCCTGACCCTACGATGATATTCGCAGCGATTGCTCGTGAAACCGAGCGGATTGGGCTGGTTACGACTATTTCTACGACTTTTAATCCACCGTATGTTGTTGCTAGGCAGCTTCAGTCTTTGCATTGGCTGAGCAATGGACGTGCTGGCTGGAATATTGTCACTTCTATCGAAGGCGCCGAAAATTTCGGTGATTTCCCTATGCCTTCACCGGAAGTAAGATATGCGAAAGCAATGGAATTTACAGATGTTGTACGTAAGCTCTGGGAAAGCTTTCCGAATGAAGCAATTATAATGGACCGGGAGTCAGGCATGTTTTCTGAAAGGGATAAGGTTTCCTCAATTGATCATTCAGGTGAGTTCTTCAGTGTCAAGGGACCGCTTACTATGCCCGCCCATAAATCGGGATCCATTCCTTTTTTTCAAGCAGGTGCGTCGGATACAGGACGGAATTTTGCCTCTACAGTAGCGGATGCTATATTTGCGGCGATGCCAGACCTTGAATCCGGAGTGGAATTGCGAACAGATCTGAGAAAAAGAGCCAAGGAACAAGGACGAAATCCGGACGCCATCAAAGTTTTGCCTGGATTATATTTTTTCTTGGCCGATACTCGCGAGGAAGCGAATGAATTACATAAGACTGCACATGCACATTTGAGTATGGAGCGCAGACATGCATCGCTCCAATCAGTGCTCGGTCTTGATTTAAGCAGCTTTGCTTTGGATCATCGTGTCACTGCCGATATGCTGCCTGATCCCAATCAGCCAGTCCGTAGCCGAACCCATGCTGAGCTGTTGCGCCGGTATATTACTAACAATCAGCCTACAGCCGAAGAGGTGTTAGCAAGGCCGGAGGTTGTCGGATCTGCCCACTGGGTTTCTGTTGGAACGGTTGATGACGTGGTAAGCGATATTATGGAGCGGTTTGAGGCTGGAGCGATTGACGGATTTATAGCTCTTCCGGGCGGTTCAGAAAAATCAATGGAATTATTTTTTGAAAAACTGATGCCAAAGTTAGTTGAACGAGGCTTGTTCAGAAGCCAATATACGGGTGTCACCTTGCGTGAGCATTTGGGGATTACATAA
- a CDS encoding ABC transporter substrate-binding protein, giving the protein MNKKLMLVGLIALFMLVLAACGGAKQKEASSTSMNNKETARAEVDNAGASKTRTIEYLGEKYTVPQKVEKIVITGAMEAMEDAVVLDVHPVGAISIGGKFPEMFASVTGKSESIGEKQEPNFEKILLLKPDVILGSSKFQKEAVEKLQKIAPTILVSHIATDWKSNLKLMAELTGKQTEADKILSQYETDTQAVKALLKEKLQGKKVAAVRIRGSQAFVYPIDVYFNPVLYDEIGLEVPQQISMAKTQEAISIEQLAEMNPDYLFVQFSTSETQEAKHAFEDLKKNPVIQNLNAFQQDHVYVNVVDPLMEGGPAYSRIRFLEGVQKHLDK; this is encoded by the coding sequence ATGAATAAAAAGCTTATGCTGGTTGGATTGATAGCATTATTCATGCTGGTTTTGGCTGCATGTGGAGGAGCAAAACAAAAAGAAGCAAGTTCAACCTCTATGAACAACAAAGAAACAGCACGAGCCGAAGTGGACAATGCAGGAGCGAGCAAAACAAGAACGATCGAGTATCTCGGTGAAAAGTATACCGTTCCACAAAAGGTAGAAAAAATTGTGATTACTGGGGCTATGGAAGCGATGGAGGATGCGGTAGTGCTTGACGTTCACCCAGTAGGGGCAATATCGATAGGTGGAAAGTTTCCAGAAATGTTTGCTTCGGTAACGGGCAAGTCGGAATCAATTGGTGAAAAACAGGAACCCAACTTTGAGAAAATATTGCTATTAAAGCCAGACGTTATTTTAGGTTCATCCAAGTTCCAAAAAGAAGCAGTGGAGAAATTGCAAAAAATCGCTCCCACTATTTTGGTATCGCATATTGCTACAGACTGGAAATCTAATTTGAAGCTAATGGCAGAATTAACAGGAAAGCAAACAGAGGCAGACAAGATTCTATCTCAATATGAAACAGATACACAAGCAGTAAAAGCATTGTTGAAAGAAAAGCTTCAAGGCAAAAAAGTAGCCGCTGTTCGCATTCGTGGGTCACAAGCTTTCGTTTACCCGATAGATGTTTACTTTAACCCTGTCTTATACGACGAAATTGGTTTGGAGGTTCCGCAACAGATAAGCATGGCGAAAACGCAAGAAGCGATCTCTATCGAGCAACTGGCGGAAATGAACCCGGATTATTTATTTGTGCAATTCTCTACGAGTGAAACGCAAGAAGCGAAACATGCATTTGAAGACTTGAAAAAGAATCCCGTCATACAAAACCTGAATGCCTTTCAACAAGATCACGTATATGTTAACGTGGTTGATCCGCTTATGGAAGGAGGTCCCGCTTATAGTCGAATCAGGTTTCTAGAAGGTGTGCAAAAGCATCTAGATAAATAA
- a CDS encoding alpha/beta hydrolase, with protein sequence MRTICYKTVNGIHLLGDFYSASKTNAPVIVYIHGGGFIFGSRKDILPEHITQYNQAGFHVFSIDYRLAPETKLPAIAEDVQDALRWVRDQAPGMLGIKPSAIAVIGSSAGGYLALLAGSKESYVKAIVSFYGYGDIRGNWASEPSPFYLQKTLVPKKLADQLITKEVLTESSIQQRFGLYLYYRQQGSWIRETTGLDPIRNQEELRLLCPIEYVNPSLPPIMLLHGETDHDVPCEESISMAERLKGAGIEHTLLTLPGEDHLFDRQPEKENVQRAFAQVLDFLYCHLT encoded by the coding sequence GTGAGAACAATTTGTTATAAAACCGTTAATGGGATTCATTTGCTCGGGGATTTTTATAGCGCTAGCAAAACGAATGCCCCTGTTATTGTCTATATCCATGGTGGCGGATTTATTTTTGGATCGAGAAAAGATATTTTGCCGGAACACATCACGCAATATAATCAGGCTGGATTCCATGTTTTCTCTATCGATTATCGATTGGCTCCCGAAACCAAGCTGCCTGCTATAGCCGAAGATGTTCAAGATGCTCTACGATGGGTTCGTGACCAAGCCCCGGGCATGCTTGGCATCAAGCCATCAGCGATTGCTGTAATAGGCTCTTCTGCGGGAGGTTATCTCGCTTTACTTGCAGGCTCTAAAGAGTCGTATGTAAAAGCAATCGTCTCTTTTTACGGGTATGGGGATATTCGGGGGAATTGGGCGTCAGAGCCGAGTCCCTTTTACTTACAGAAAACGCTTGTCCCCAAGAAGTTAGCCGATCAATTAATTACGAAAGAAGTACTTACAGAAAGCTCCATCCAGCAAAGATTCGGTCTTTATTTATATTATCGTCAGCAAGGTAGTTGGATTCGGGAAACAACAGGACTGGACCCAATACGAAATCAGGAAGAGCTGAGACTACTTTGTCCGATTGAGTACGTAAATCCCTCGCTCCCTCCTATTATGCTCCTACATGGGGAAACAGATCATGATGTTCCTTGCGAGGAATCTATATCTATGGCCGAACGGTTAAAAGGCGCTGGAATCGAGCATACACTCCTTACCCTCCCTGGTGAAGACCACTTATTTGATCGACAACCAGAGAAAGAAAACGTCCAGCGTGCGTTTGCTCAAGTGCTTGACTTTCTGTATTGTCATTTGACTTAA
- a CDS encoding PucR family transcriptional regulator yields the protein MEFRVEHILRMQRLQDAKVLGGENGLSNVIKGITIMEAPDIADWLKGGEMLLTSLYPIRNYTEDEQREFVLRLAEKKVSALMIKNHRFVQKIPDAIVEAGEQVALPIIQIPQDIPYVDVLYPVMEELFNNQVMKLKYFIEVHDRFTALSLTDAGLESIITTLGELIGNPVAIYDRNFVCMTATSSYTMPIEQRDSLVEREKEVETKFPYYWLTAQILEGESQPQFVEQVVVPIRTINHIKVHLVITEAHKRLEELDFIAMENAATALSLELVKQFAVAEVEREFKNDIIDDLLAGKSQMLETVYHRANLIGWDLDRSYSVLLFHVKEEFTSLSQNEMDKLRSSRSLQTKTFSDLHEAVRSHFVNGILRRRGDTIILLLPVNEQEGKGKSGLSAVKERAREIQEKIRAKAKDIVVQVGIGNVAETVMDISRSYQEAQDALDLGEKLYGKESITAFAELGLFRLLCQFPDTAVLTSFIPPSLNRLVESKSAIKNDLLHTLEVFLEHNQNAAKAAHDLFVHYKTVMYRLERIREITSMDFEDSEEMLGVRVGLKILNLVKTEK from the coding sequence ATGGAGTTCAGGGTAGAGCATATACTGAGAATGCAGAGATTACAGGATGCGAAGGTATTGGGTGGCGAGAATGGGCTTTCCAATGTGATTAAAGGGATCACCATAATGGAAGCACCCGATATTGCAGATTGGCTGAAGGGTGGCGAGATGCTACTGACTAGCTTATATCCGATCCGTAATTATACAGAGGACGAGCAACGAGAATTTGTCTTACGTCTTGCTGAAAAGAAAGTCAGTGCTTTGATGATCAAAAACCACCGATTCGTCCAAAAAATCCCGGATGCGATCGTGGAGGCGGGTGAACAGGTAGCTTTGCCCATTATCCAGATTCCTCAAGACATTCCTTATGTGGACGTGCTTTATCCAGTTATGGAAGAGCTGTTTAATAATCAGGTGATGAAGCTTAAATACTTTATCGAAGTCCATGACCGCTTCACGGCGCTTTCCCTAACGGATGCCGGTCTGGAATCCATTATTACTACATTAGGTGAATTGATTGGAAACCCTGTCGCCATTTATGACCGGAATTTTGTTTGTATGACGGCTACATCCTCATACACGATGCCTATCGAACAACGGGACAGTTTAGTAGAACGTGAGAAAGAAGTTGAAACCAAATTCCCTTATTACTGGTTGACGGCGCAGATTTTAGAAGGTGAATCGCAGCCTCAATTTGTCGAGCAGGTAGTCGTACCCATTCGGACGATCAATCATATTAAAGTGCATCTAGTCATCACGGAAGCCCATAAGCGGCTGGAAGAGCTAGATTTTATTGCGATGGAAAATGCTGCTACTGCCCTATCTCTTGAGCTAGTCAAGCAATTTGCCGTAGCAGAAGTGGAGCGGGAATTTAAAAATGACATTATTGACGATCTTTTAGCGGGTAAAAGCCAAATGCTAGAGACGGTTTATCATCGAGCTAATTTGATCGGTTGGGATTTAGATCGTTCCTATTCTGTGCTTTTGTTTCATGTAAAAGAAGAGTTTACGTCATTGAGCCAAAATGAAATGGATAAGCTGCGAAGCTCACGGAGCTTGCAAACAAAAACCTTCAGCGATTTACATGAAGCTGTGCGCTCTCATTTTGTGAATGGTATTTTGCGAAGACGAGGAGATACAATTATCCTGCTCTTGCCAGTTAACGAGCAGGAAGGAAAGGGGAAAAGCGGGCTATCTGCTGTGAAGGAGAGGGCACGTGAGATTCAAGAGAAGATCCGTGCTAAAGCCAAAGACATTGTTGTACAGGTCGGCATCGGTAATGTAGCAGAAACGGTAATGGATATTTCTCGAAGTTATCAAGAGGCACAGGATGCATTGGATTTAGGTGAAAAGCTCTATGGAAAAGAATCGATTACCGCCTTTGCCGAGCTTGGACTGTTCCGTTTGCTCTGTCAATTTCCAGACACTGCTGTCCTAACTTCCTTCATACCTCCTTCTTTAAATAGATTGGTTGAAAGTAAGAGTGCTATTAAAAATGATCTTCTGCATACGCTTGAGGTATTTTTAGAGCATAACCAAAATGCTGCAAAAGCAGCCCATGATTTATTTGTCCATTATAAAACGGTCATGTATAGACTAGAACGGATTAGAGAAATAACGAGCATGGATTTTGAGGACTCGGAGGAGATGCTAGGAGTCCGGGTAGGCCTTAAGATTCTAAATCTGGTAAAAACTGAAAAATAA
- the allC gene encoding allantoate deiminase, with amino-acid sequence MGELSKEIVQHLEWLGHFGKEPEGGISRFLYSKEWLEAQKALEDWMNKEGFDFHFDEVGNLFGGLRGTKYQDETILTGSHVDTVGNGGFYDGQYGIIAGLLAIKYLKEKYGSPLRNLQVVSMAEEEGSRFPYAFWGSKNIVCTAKREEVENIADFDGIAFVDAMRECGFGFRKESTEIRKDLKTFVEIHIEQGSVLENEKKSVGVVHSIVGQRRFTVEVTGEANHAGTTPMGYRKDTVHAASTMICDVMNRTKKHGDPLVATVGKIEVKPNVVNVVPGYTLFTMDIRHTEKEALVQFTEEIMASMNAIAEEMGVGLKVDMWMDADPVPMDKRVVEVIEKQCKEKGLNYKLMHSGAGHDAQILAPFVPSAMIFVPSRKGISHNPAEYTEPHDLAEGVKALIGTLYELAYKE; translated from the coding sequence ATGGGAGAGTTAAGTAAAGAGATTGTACAGCATTTAGAGTGGCTGGGCCATTTTGGAAAAGAACCTGAAGGGGGCATTTCCCGATTTCTCTACTCGAAAGAGTGGTTAGAAGCTCAAAAAGCTTTAGAAGATTGGATGAATAAAGAAGGCTTTGACTTCCATTTTGACGAGGTAGGTAATCTATTTGGAGGCCTACGAGGAACAAAGTATCAGGATGAAACTATTTTAACCGGTTCTCATGTGGATACGGTAGGCAATGGTGGATTCTACGATGGCCAATACGGTATTATCGCAGGATTGCTTGCGATTAAATACCTAAAGGAAAAATACGGAAGTCCACTGCGTAATCTACAAGTGGTATCCATGGCTGAGGAAGAAGGTAGTCGTTTCCCTTATGCATTCTGGGGTTCCAAAAATATCGTCTGCACAGCCAAGCGCGAAGAAGTAGAAAACATAGCAGACTTTGATGGCATAGCCTTTGTGGATGCGATGAGAGAATGCGGCTTTGGTTTTCGGAAAGAATCCACTGAGATTCGTAAAGATCTGAAAACATTTGTAGAAATCCATATCGAGCAAGGCAGTGTTCTGGAAAATGAGAAAAAATCTGTAGGTGTAGTCCATAGTATTGTTGGCCAACGCAGATTTACCGTAGAAGTGACAGGGGAAGCTAACCATGCTGGTACGACCCCGATGGGTTATCGCAAGGATACTGTTCATGCCGCTAGTACCATGATCTGTGACGTGATGAACAGAACGAAAAAGCACGGAGATCCATTAGTAGCAACGGTAGGCAAAATTGAAGTTAAACCAAACGTGGTTAACGTGGTTCCGGGCTATACCCTATTTACAATGGACATTCGCCATACTGAGAAAGAAGCGCTTGTTCAATTTACGGAAGAAATTATGGCTTCTATGAATGCCATTGCAGAAGAAATGGGCGTAGGCTTGAAGGTTGATATGTGGATGGATGCTGACCCAGTTCCTATGGATAAGCGTGTAGTTGAAGTAATCGAAAAACAGTGTAAGGAAAAAGGTTTGAATTATAAGCTAATGCACAGCGGAGCAGGACATGATGCTCAAATTCTAGCGCCGTTTGTTCCATCAGCAATGATTTTTGTACCAAGTAGAAAGGGAATTAGCCACAACCCGGCTGAGTATACTGAGCCTCATGATTTAGCCGAGGGCGTAAAAGCTCTGATCGGTACACTTTATGAGCTAGCCTATAAAGAATAG